A part of Caviibacter abscessus genomic DNA contains:
- the rpsT gene encoding 30S ribosomal protein S20: protein MAHTKSSKKRIVLGERNRLRNQAIKSRVKTFVKKVIAAVESNNVDEAKAALSVSFKELDKAVTKGVLKKNTASRTKSRLSLKVKKLG from the coding sequence ATGGCACATACTAAATCATCTAAGAAAAGAATTGTTTTAGGAGAAAGAAACAGACTTAGAAATCAAGCAATAAAGAGTAGAGTTAAAACTTTCGTTAAAAAAGTTATCGCAGCTGTTGAAAGCAACAATGTCGACGAAGCTAAGGCAGCATTATCTGTATCATTTAAAGAACTTGATAAAGCGGTAACAAAAGGTGTGTTAAAGAAAAATACAGCATCTAGAACAAAGTCAAGATTGTCTCTAAAAGTTAAAAAATTAGGATAG
- the rplM gene encoding 50S ribosomal protein L13 — protein MNKYTVMQKKELVERKWYEVDAEGKVLGKLATEIAVKLMGKDKPTYTPHVDSGDYVIVTNADKIVVTGKKLTDKKYYRHSGYPGGLKVRTLQEMLDKKPTDVIRKAVERMLPKNKLGRQQINRLKLYVTAEHNNAAQKPEKLGK, from the coding sequence GTGAATAAGTACACAGTAATGCAAAAAAAAGAATTAGTTGAAAGAAAATGGTATGAAGTTGACGCTGAAGGTAAAGTGTTAGGAAAATTAGCTACTGAAATAGCAGTAAAACTTATGGGTAAAGATAAGCCTACATACACACCACATGTAGACAGTGGAGATTATGTAATAGTTACAAATGCTGATAAGATTGTTGTTACAGGTAAAAAATTAACTGATAAAAAATATTACAGACACAGCGGATATCCAGGGGGACTAAAAGTTAGAACTTTACAAGAAATGTTAGACAAGAAACCTACTGACGTAATAAGAAAGGCTGTTGAAAGAATGTTACCTAAAAATAAATTAGGAAGACAACAAATAAACAGACTTAAATTATATGTTACAGCTGAACATAATAATGCAGCACAAAAACCAGAAAAGTTGGGTAAATAG